The nucleotide window ACGAGTTGGCAATACAGAACGGGATCGCAGCTGCGACCACCACTGCGAGGATGATGTTCGCACTCCAGTTCGCGCGCTGCATCGAACCCATTGTCCAAAACACGATTTGCTGCAGGGCCTCGATGTTTGCACCGTACTGCAGTAGCGAAAGTAGAGCTTGGAAGAAAAACGAGAGGGCGATGCCCAGCAGAATCATCGATTCTGCGGTAGCACCGCGCCACACTGACGCTCCAGCAACAATGGCCACTGCGATAAGCGCTGACAGCGCTGCCATCAGCGCAAGGTTGAACTGGGGATTGGCGATGACGGTCCAGCCCATCACGATAGACAGTGCAGCTCCGAACGCGGCAGCTGCCGAAATGCCCAGAGTGAAGGGCTCCGCCAGTGGGTTATCCAAGATCGTTTGCATCTGGCCGCCAGCCAAACCGAGTGCGGCGCCGCACAGCACGGCCATCACTGCAGCCGGGAGGCGGAGCGTCTGGATCACCACCCGAGATTGCTCGTCGACCAGTTCTGGGCGGAAGACGGCGTTGAATACGTCCGCAGGGGCAATATCGATTGGACCGACCACCACGGCGAAGATGAAACTCGCGAACGCCGCGACGATCAACCCAGCAATGGAGATTGCTTTTTTGCGTCCGCGCCGACGGTAGCTTTCAATCGCCGCTTGGCGAGCATCGTCTGGCGCTTGCAGCGCCGGAGATACCTGAGTTGTCACGGTCTAGCTCTCGTCAGGGTTGGCCGGGTCGATGAAGAAGACGCCGCTGTAGTCGAAAGGCATCCAGTCTTCGTGGAATTGCTTGAAGTCTTCGGTCGGGTTGAGGTCGGAGAATTCCTCCGGGTGAATCCACTTAGCAAATGCTTCGAGGGCGAAGACGTTGAACGGGTTGTCGTAGAACTGGTGGTAGACAGCGAAGTAGTTACCGTTCTTCGGCGCGTCCAGAAGCTCCATGCCGGCTTTGCTCAATGGGCCGTCACAGGTCTCCAACGCGAGCTCGGGAGTGGACTGATAGCCCAGCTCCACGTGGCGGAACGTGTCGGTCTTATTCGGGTCGCGTGCCCATTCGCCTCCGGTGACGATGATTTTTTCTGGGTTCAGCTCCACGAGTTTTTCCGGGGTAATGGTCTTGTTCTCCGGCCCAATGACCTCGGGGCCGAGGTTGTGACCACCCGCGGCGGTGACCAGGGTGCCTAGGTGGACGTCGCCTGCCACTGCGCAGCAATCGTTGTAGCCCGCTGCGGTCCAGAGCAGCACATCTGGCTTGTTGGAGGTCTTAGCGGCCCGCTCGGTGATGTCTTTGACCTTCGCGTTGTAGAACTCGTTGTACTTCTCCGCGCGCTCACTCTGGCCCAGGAGGTCGCCGAGCAGGGTCATCGACACGGTGGTGTTCTCGAGCGGCTTTTGGCGGAAATCGATGAAGGCGTAGGTGATGCCAGCCGAGTCCAGATCAGTAATGAACCCGCTTTCCTCAACCGCTTTTTTCTGATCGAGGGTCATGATCACCACATCTGGATCCTGTGCCAGAAGGTTCTCGACGGTCACGTCTCCCTTTTGGATCGATCCGATCACAGGCATGTCTTTTGCCTCGGGTTGGAGCTCGAAGAGTTTCTCGCGGAAAGCTCCCGCTGCAGTCTCCAAATCCTGGCCGTACGCGACGATGTTGTCCAGAGGGTTCTCCTGCAAAAGGGCAGTGGCGTACGCAGCGCGGCCCTCTGCAAGAACGATACGATCGGGCATTTCCTCGAATTCGATCTTGCGCCCAGCAGCGTCGGTGACTGTGAGCGCGGCATCAGCAGTTCGCTCTGACGATGATGTCGATTGTGATTCTTGAGCTCCGGTCACGGATGTCTGTGCCGTATTCCCGGACGAATCTGAGCAGGCGGTCACGCCAAGCGCAGTGGTGATAGCGATCGCCGCAGTGGCGACCTTGAGAGAGATCTTCAATTCAACCCCTTGGGATTTGAGTAAGCCTAGGCTAATTAAGCCAGTATTGGAACATGGTAAGGCAAACCTAAATCCGATACAAGGAGCAAGTGGATTAGGGGGTGGGAAAAATTGACGGTTACGAGGAAATGCTGGGGGCAGGGCGCCCCCCGGAGTGAGTTGCTACTTGGACTCGACGTAGCGCGGTTGCCGGTGCTGTAGAACAAGTACGCGGCGCGAACGTTCGTGGGCGCGGTGTAAACGAAATTTTCCGTTTGGCCTTGTATGGAAAACAAACGCGGAAGGTCAAAACCCGATCTGCATCGAGTCAGTAGGATGGCGGGAACCTGACCGAACGCACACGCCCGCCGAAGGAGCGCACCGTGAACGACAACTATGATCCGCAGCTCGACCCGCAGCAGACCCCGGGTGAGGTGCCGCCGCCGGCGCCACTGCCGGATGAGGCCCCGTACGACCCGGAGCTCGACGGTCCGGAACCGGAGCCGCAGGGTCAGCAGCAGGCAGAGGCACAAAGTGGCGAGATGATCGGCGCGACCGGCGACGCACAGGGCGACAACACCCTGGAGAAGGACCCCTCCGACTGGGTCTCCGGCGACGACCCGATGACCGAATCCCAGAAGTCCTACCTGGACACCTTGGCCAAGCAGGCTGGGGAGCAGCTTCCTGCGAACATGACCAAGGCCGAGGCATCGCAGCACATCGACCGCCTCAAGGGCATCACCGGGATGTAGTCGGGGAGTAGGGCATTACTCGCTGCGATTACGCAGTGGTGAGCTCGAACTTCTCGAGCTCGCTCTCCATCCCGTTGACCACCACGGATAGCGCCTGCGTGCCGGGGTAGTACGTCCGCGTGCTCGTCACGCGGAACACATGGTTCTTCTCCACCACGCGGGTTTCACCCGGCGCGAGCGTGAACTTTCCTAACCGGAAGACGCTCGGACGCCGGGTGCCGTTCTTTTTCAGGAAGTACACGCGGTACTCGCCGAGCACCTCCTGCGGCTCCGAGCTGGTATTGGTCAGCGACACCGTGAGCACCGCGGCGTCGCCCACCGCGACAGCTTCGGGGAACTCGACGTCGCTGATTTGGATCGCGTCACCCGTCGCAAAGCCTGCGATGCCCAAAGCCTCCGGATGGCCCTGCTTGATCAGCCCGCGCAGGCCCCGCTCGACCACCCACGCCGCATGCGGCGCATCGCTTGCCGCCCACCGACGCGCCGTCTCCAGCGCCAGATCAGGGTGCGTGCGCGTGATGTCGTTCAAGTTGTTCGCCACCGAATTGCGCACGAACAGCGACTCATCCGCGTACAGCCGGTCCAGCACCGGGATGATCGGGGAGGGGTCGGCCACAAACGGGGTGTGCACCCGCGCCCACGGCAGGCGAGGCCGAATCCCCTCGGAGGCCAGGCGGCGCACATTGTGGCTCTCCGAGCGCGACCACTCGTCCACGCGCGCAAGCGTCAGCTCCGGGTAGCGCTCGAGGTAGGGGCGCATCGCCCACTCACCGGTAAACGCGCGGGTCAACGCCTCAATCGCATCAAGCGACTCATCTGGATGCTCGAGCCCGTACAGCTCGATATAGCGGCTCACCGGCCACAGGTGGAAGCCATGGTTGAAGTAGCCCTCGCCCTCTTGAAGCTCGGGGCCAAGCTTATCGACGACCCCTTCTACCGCCTCGGCATAATCCTCCGGAAGCCGATCGCGCAGCGCTTGGGCGAAGACGGTGACGCGGTCGAGGATCTCCAGTTCGCCCACGCGCGGGACAACGTAGGCGGCGTACTCGTCGCCGTCGATGCCCAGTTGGTCGCCGAGCGTTTTCGCCGCCTCCGCGTCGAAGTAGTCCTTCATCTTCTTCGCCATTTACGCGCTACTCTTCTTCGTCGACTTCTTCTTGCCGCTGCTCTTGCCGCCGCGCTTGTCCAGCGACGCCTTCAGCGCCTCCATGAGGTCGACCACGTTGTCGTCGTCGTCCTCATCGTCCGGCTGCTCGCCGAAGGTGGCTTCGGTGTCGATGGTGTCGCCTTGCTCGAACTTCGCGTCGATGAGCTTGCGCAGCTCAATCTGGTAGTCGTCTTCGAACTCCTCCGGCGTGAAGTCGGAGGCGTAGGACTCCACGAGCTGCTGCGACAGTTCCAGTTCCTTGCTCGACACTTTCGCGCGGGACTTCACGCCCTTGAACTCGCCGTCGAAGTCCAGCTCGCGGATCTCGTCGGCCCACATCATGCCCTGCAGCACAATGACCTTGCCCACCACCCGCAGCACGCCAAGGCGCGTCTTCTGTCGCAGCGCGAAGCGCACCACCGCGATCAACTCGGTGTCTTCGAGCGTCTGGCGAAGCAGCAGGTACGACTTCGGGGTCTTGCCCTCGGGCGCGAGGTAGTAAGACTTCTCCAGCATGATCGGGTCGATCTGGTCCGCGGGCACGA belongs to Corynebacterium glaucum and includes:
- a CDS encoding FecCD family ABC transporter permease; translation: MTTQVSPALQAPDDARQAAIESYRRRGRKKAISIAGLIVAAFASFIFAVVVGPIDIAPADVFNAVFRPELVDEQSRVVIQTLRLPAAVMAVLCGAALGLAGGQMQTILDNPLAEPFTLGISAAAAFGAALSIVMGWTVIANPQFNLALMAALSALIAVAIVAGASVWRGATAESMILLGIALSFFFQALLSLLQYGANIEALQQIVFWTMGSMQRANWSANIILAVVVAAAIPFCIANSWRLTALRLGDDRAAALGIDVKRLRITTLLVASFLAAAAVAFTGIIGFVGLVGPHVARMLVGEDQKYFLPGAAAAGAMLLSLAYAVSLSIIPGLAIPIGIITSLVGVPFFVFLIFTRAKRRS
- a CDS encoding DUF3072 domain-containing protein, with product MIGATGDAQGDNTLEKDPSDWVSGDDPMTESQKSYLDTLAKQAGEQLPANMTKAEASQHIDRLKGITGM
- a CDS encoding ABC transporter substrate-binding protein, whose protein sequence is MKISLKVATAAIAITTALGVTACSDSSGNTAQTSVTGAQESQSTSSSERTADAALTVTDAAGRKIEFEEMPDRIVLAEGRAAYATALLQENPLDNIVAYGQDLETAAGAFREKLFELQPEAKDMPVIGSIQKGDVTVENLLAQDPDVVIMTLDQKKAVEESGFITDLDSAGITYAFIDFRQKPLENTTVSMTLLGDLLGQSERAEKYNEFYNAKVKDITERAAKTSNKPDVLLWTAAGYNDCCAVAGDVHLGTLVTAAGGHNLGPEVIGPENKTITPEKLVELNPEKIIVTGGEWARDPNKTDTFRHVELGYQSTPELALETCDGPLSKAGMELLDAPKNGNYFAVYHQFYDNPFNVFALEAFAKWIHPEEFSDLNPTEDFKQFHEDWMPFDYSGVFFIDPANPDES
- a CDS encoding Ku protein, translated to MRAIWTGSITFGLVNVPVKAFGAAEDHDISFHQVHDKDGGRIRYERRCEVCGEKVEYKHIDKAFEEDGDTVVLTDDDFASLPEADNDEIDVVQFVPADQIDPIMLEKSYYLAPEGKTPKSYLLLRQTLEDTELIAVVRFALRQKTRLGVLRVVGKVIVLQGMMWADEIRELDFDGEFKGVKSRAKVSSKELELSQQLVESYASDFTPEEFEDDYQIELRKLIDAKFEQGDTIDTEATFGEQPDDEDDDDNVVDLMEALKASLDKRGGKSSGKKKSTKKSSA